From Scleropages formosus chromosome 1, fSclFor1.1, whole genome shotgun sequence, a single genomic window includes:
- the LOC108922268 gene encoding interleukin-1 receptor type 1-like has translation MEDCVDSLGPAHCVSPQDVIDTYYAAEGHFYQLECDLHLRHMESNQTITWTKDDNRTLDVKKDRIEMRENFLWFLPVELPDSGFYTCSSGTKMTKMNLLVMSGHCPSQSADKIFQKGTTKKISCGQEHIFSIDEKAEVNWLKECKTMNFHEKHIRLFNVTERNAGKYTCQINFIYEQRRYTASRTILVKIKNEPILFKPKIIRPRQETVQVEPGFKTELNCTVFIGMSESAVNEMLVYWTFNNSFIEQYESKQLLQSQKLVKRENNKMYVVSILSVMKVQPEFFLIPFCCIATNPVGKDVGQVQLIPASPRSLCTYIAICLPISVIAIVLTICFFFKVDIVLTFRRLCCILSKKTPDGKLYDAYVSYIYGNLPCTSQVEHFVTQVLPEVLERRYAYKLFITGRDNLPGEAVHDTIADTIKKSRMMIIVLSAVNLSDLVQVESMNQDQPRFEQQIGLYDALIKDNLKVILVELDKNVDYSLFPESVRYIKKKQGAIRWRQNRGDAMAAPNRHFWKLLRYHMSEPISSLTIPWHATDNRDAIV, from the exons ATGGAAGATTGTGTAGACAGTCTTGGGCCTGCCCACTGTGTCA gCCCGCAGGATGTTATAGATACATACTATGCAGCTGAGGGACATTTCTACCAACTGGAATGTGATCTTCACTTAAGACACATGGAGAGCAATCAAACGATTACTTGGACTAAAGATGATAACCGTACCCTAGACGTGAAAAAAGATCGTATCGAAATGAGAGAGAACTTCTTGTGGTTTTTACCTGTCGAACTTCCAGACAGTGGATTTTACACTTGCAG CAGTGGGACAAAGATGACCAAGATGAACCTTTTGGTGATGAGTGGACACTGCCCTAGTCAAAGTGCTGATAAAATCTTCCAGAAGGgaactacaaaaaaaatatcTTGTGGGCAGGAACATATCTTCTCTATAGATGAAAAAGCAGAAGTAAACTGGCTGAAG gaaTGCAAGACAATGAATTTCCATGAAAAACATATAAGACTATTTAATGTCACTGAAAGAAATGCTGGAAAATACACCTGTCAGATAAACTTCATTTATGAACAGAGGAGGTACACTGCATCGAGGACGATACTCGTGAAAATTAAGAATG AACCAATATTGTTTAAACCAAAAATTATCCGTCCAAGACAGGAGACAGTGCAAGTTGAGCCAG GTTTCAAAACAGAGCTGAACTGCACAGTGTTCATCGGAATGAGTGAAAGTGCAGTGAATGAGATGTTAGTTTACTGGACTTTCAACAACTCCTTTATTGAACAATACGAAAGCAAACAGTTACTTCAAAGCCAAAAACT TGTGAAGCGGGAGAACAACAAGATGTATGTTGTTTCCATCTTATCCGTTATGAAAGTCCAACCAGAATTTTTCCTCATACCTTTCTGCTGCATCGCCACCAACCCTGTAGGAAAAGATGTAGGACAAGTGCAACTGATTCCAG CCAGTCCCAGATCCCTCTGCACCTATATTGCCATCTGTCTGCCCATCTCCGTGATCGCCATTGTCTTGACGATatgctttttcttcaaagtcgATATTGTGCTCACCTTTCGAAGACTTTGCtgcattttaagtaaaaaaa CTCCAGATGGGAAACTCTATGATGCATACGTGAGCTACATCTATGGCAACTTACCATGCACCTCTCAGGTTGAACATTTTGTCACGCAAGTTCTGCCTGAGGTTCTGGAGAGACGATATGCCTACAAACTTTTCATTACTGGAAGAGACAATTTGCCTGGAGAAG CAGTCCACGACACAATTGCCGATACCATCAAGAAGAGCCGAATGATGATCATTGTCCTCTCAGCTGTAAACCTCTCCGACTTGGTCCAAGTGGAATCAATGAACCAAGACCAACCCAGATTTGAGCAGCAAATTGGCCTCTATGATGCTCTCATCAAGGACAACCTTAAAGTAATTCTAGTGGAGTTAGACAAAAATGTGGATTACTCTCTCTTTCCAGAATCTGTGCGatacataaaaaagaaacaaggtgCTATAagatggagacaaaacagaggGGACGCAATGGCTGCCCCCAACCGCCACTTCTGGAAACTCCTTAGATATCATATGTCTGAGCCAATATCCAGTCTAACAATTCCATGGCATGCTACAGACAACAGAGATGCAATTGTTTAG
- the gtf3c3 gene encoding general transcription factor 3C polypeptide 3, producing MSGFSPELIDYLEGRISFEEFEQRREERRAKEKDASVGEDNAEQDSEEDDGALCEAAAPPGTSGTTASSERQTDEGVSPSVQKAFASMLGEPARKARQDDEHPDEDVDDTEVLSAGDVFALEMKLNRENKKMMRERRHRSKLPRALRGLMGEANIRYARGDKEDAIMMCMEIIRQAPLAYEPFSTLAMIYEDQGDMEKSLQFGLIAAHLNPSDCDEWVKLADMSLEQDNIKQAIVCYSKAIKYDPSNVRYLWERSSLYEQVGDHKQAMDGYRRILNLLPSSDGEQFMQLSRDMAKSYYETSDLQAAIGVMEEAMNRHPGLVTHECVNMAAELYIASHEHKKALQALLHFCGIVLERSSSKQTVEGQQEDRNQTDEEKKNEEEGEVQWVHIPHEVPIDLRVKLMVCLIQQHIFKPLDPMLTALMEQSPEEFGDLYLDVAEAFLDEGKYSSALPLLSALVCSERYNLAVVWLRHADCLKALGHMEVAVKSYTKVVEMAPLHLEARLSSSTLQQQLGNPSGALKALEPMHDSETLAKDSAATQQELKLLLHRSILLRSQGRVDDYLDAILTMLAMLLKVAMNRAQVCLVSKSTSGEKHLYLIKVCREKISDIEDQEAAYLDVIGKTSVLSRDDWWQLLLRCICVLSEQQRFGEAELLVDSSLEYYSFYDDREKRKELEYFGLSAAILDRNFRKAYNYIRLMLMDSVDRPQLWNIFNQVTMHSQDVRHHRFCLRLMLKNPENHALCVLNGHNAFVSGSFKHALGQYVQAFRAHPSEPLYCLCVGLTFFHMASQKFVVKRHPLLIQGFSFLWRYLELRGHCQESLYNMGRAMQQLGLAHLAIHYYQKALVSPVPASEGMDDDQVDLRREIAYNLSLIYQSSGNKEMVQHLLRSYCVV from the exons ATGTCGGGCTTCAGTCCCGAGCTCATCGACTACCTGGAGGGAAGGATTTCGTTTGAGGAGTTCGAGCAGCGCAGGGAAGAACGCAGAGCCAAAGagaag GACGCGAGCGTCGGCGAGGACAATGCGGAGCAGGATTCGGAAGAGGACGACGGAGCCCTGTGCGAAGCAGCTGCTCCGCCGGGCACTTCGGGTACTACGGCAAGCAGCGAACGCCAAACTGATG agggaGTGAGCCCCTCTGTTCAGAAGGCCTTCGCCTCCATGCTCGGAGAGCCGGCGAGGAAGGCGCGGCAAGACGACGAGCATCCGGATGAGGACGTGGACGACACGGAGGTGCTCTCGGCGGGAGACGTGTTTGCCCTGGAGATGAAGCTCAACCGTGAGAACAAGAAGATGATGAGG GAGCGGCGTCATCGCAGCAAACTCCCTCGAGCACTACGAGGACTGATGGGGGAGGCCAACATTCGTTACGCACGTGGGGACAAGGAGGACGCTATCATGATGTGCATGGAGATTATCAGACAGG CACCCTTGGCTTATGAGCCATTTTCCACCCTGGCTATGATttatgaggaccaaggagacaTGGAGAAGTCCCTACAATTTGGCCTGATCGCTGCACACTTGAACCCCAGTGACTGTGATGAGTGGGTCAAGCTGGCTGATATGTCCTTGGAGCAGGACAACATTAAGCAGGCCATAGTATGCTACTCCAAGG CAATTAAGTATGATCCCAGTAATGTGCGTTACCTCTGGGAGCGCTCCAGCCTCTACGAGCAGGTGGGGGACCACAAGCAAGCCATGGATGGATACCGCCGCATTCTCAACCTCCTTCCCTCTTCCGATGGAGAACAGTTTATGCAGCTGTCACGAGACATGGCCAA GAGCTATTATGAGACCAGTGACCTACAGGCAGCTATCGGTGTGATGGAGGAGGCCATGAACCGACATCCGGGCCTAGTGACTCATGAGTGCGTGAACATGGCTGCGGAACTCTACATTGCAAGCCACGAACACAAAAAAGCTCTACAG GCACTGCTACACTTTTGTGGGATTGTACTGGAGAGAAGCAGCTCTAAGCAGACTGTCGAAGGACAACAGGAAGACCGTAATCAAAcagatgaggagaaaaaaaacgaaGAGGAGG GGGAAGTGCAGTGGGTGCACATTCCACATGAGGTCCCCATTGACCTCAGAGTAAAGCTTATGGTCTGTCTGATTCAGCAGCACATCTTCAAGCCTCTTGAT ccGATGTTAACGGCACTGATGGAGCAGAGCCCAGAGGAGTTTGGGGATCTTTACTTGGACGTTGCAGAGGCCTTCCTTGACGAGGGGAAGTATAGCTCTGCGCTGCCCTTGCTGTCAGCACTCGTGTGTTCCGAGAGATACAACTTGGCCGTAGTCTGGCTAAGGCACGCAG ATTGTTTGAAGGCTCTGGGACACATGGAAGTTGCAGTGAAAAGCTACACCAAGGTAGTTGAGATGGCTCCTTTGCACTTGGAAGCACGCCTGTCGTCGTCTACTCTGCAGCAGCAACTGGGAAACCCAAGTGGTGCCCTGAAGGCTCTGGAGCCTATGCATGACTCCGAAACTCTGGCAAAGGATTCTGCCGCCACACAACAG GAGCTCAAGTTGCTACTCCACCGCTCCATTTTGCTGCGTTCCCAAGGCCGTGTCGATGACTACCTGGATGCCATTCTCACTATGCTAGCAATGTTGCTGAAG GTGGCCATGAACCGCGCTCAGGTGTGTCTGGTCTCTAAGAGCACTTCTGGAGAGAAACATTTGTACCTCATCAAAGTGTGTCGTGAGAAGATCTCTGATATCGAAGACCAGGAGGCTGCGTACCTTGATGTTATAG GCAAGACCAGTGTTCTGTCACGGGACGACTGGTGGCAGCTCTTGTTGCGATGTATCTGTGTTCTAAGTGAGCAACAGCGCTTTGGGGAGGCCGAACTTCTGGTGGACTCATCTCTCGAATACTATTCTTTCTACGATGATCGTGAGAAAAGGAAGGAGCTCGAGTACTTTGGCTTGTCTGCTGCCATCTTAGATCGCAACTTCCGCAAGGCATACAACTACATCAG GCTGATGCTGATGGACAGTGTTGACCGGCCACAGCTATGGAATATCTTCAACCAGGTGACGATGCATTCCCAGGACGTGCGACATCACCGCTTCTGCCTTCGACTTATGTTGAAGAACCCCGAGAATCACGCACTGTGTGTTTTGAACGGCCACAACGCCTTTGTGTCGGGGAGCTTCAAGCATGCCCTTG GGCAGTATGTACAGGCTTTTCGGGCCCATCCCAGTGAACCTCTTTATTGTCTGTGTGTCGGTCTTACCTTCTTCCATATGGCATCACAAAAGTTTGTGGTGAAAAGGCACCCACTTCTCATTCAG ggcttttcttttttatggcGTTATTTGGAGTTGCGCGGACACTGCCAGGAGAGCCTCTACAACATGGGCCGTGCGATGCAGCAACTAGGCTTGGCCCATCTCGCCATCCATTACTACCAGAAGGCCCTGGTCTCTCCTGTGCCTGCATCAGAG GGCATGGATGATGACCAGGTGGACCTGCGCAGGGAAATAGCGTATAACCTCTCTCTCATATACCAGAGCAGTGGCAACAAGGAGATGGTGCAGCACCTCCTCCGCTCTTACTGTGTTGTCTGA